In a single window of the Pseudogemmatithrix spongiicola genome:
- the ahcY gene encoding adenosylhomocysteinase, with amino-acid sequence MTAVAPTLHPFEASAKLGRPGYKVADIKLADWGRQEIRLAEYEMPGLMALREEYKGKKPLAGAKIMGSLHMTIQTAVLIETLTDLGADVRWVSCNIFSTQDHAAAAVVVGKDGSVEQPRGTPVFAWKGETLEEYWWCTEQALMWPDGTGPNLILDDGGDATMLVHKGTEFEAAGKVPAFDPANDPEEWGVILELLRKTLKEDPQRWTNVGKAIKGVSEETTTGVHRLYEMTAAGKLLFPAINVNDSVTKSKFDNLYGCRHSLTDGILRASDVMLAGKVAVVLGYGDVGKGSAQSLRAQGARVVITEIDPICALQAAMEGYQVTTLDEVVSTADVFITATGNANIITVEHMAKMKDKAIVGNIGHFDNEIDMAGLKNLKGIKRNNIKPQFDEWVFPDGHSVLILAEGRLLNLGCATGHPSFVMSCSFTNQVVAQIDLHLAAQGKPTVSGTVYDQNKVYVLPKKLDEKVARLHIDKLGVKLTKLTEKQAAYIGVPVDGPYKPDHYRY; translated from the coding sequence ATGACCGCCGTCGCACCCACTCTCCACCCCTTCGAAGCCTCCGCCAAGCTCGGCCGCCCGGGCTACAAGGTCGCCGACATCAAGCTCGCCGACTGGGGCCGCCAGGAAATCCGCCTCGCCGAGTACGAGATGCCGGGCCTCATGGCCCTGCGCGAGGAGTACAAGGGCAAGAAGCCGCTCGCCGGCGCCAAGATCATGGGCTCGCTGCACATGACCATCCAGACGGCCGTGCTCATCGAGACGCTCACCGACCTCGGCGCCGACGTGCGCTGGGTGTCCTGCAACATCTTCTCGACGCAGGACCACGCCGCCGCCGCCGTCGTCGTCGGCAAGGACGGCTCGGTCGAGCAGCCGCGCGGCACGCCGGTCTTCGCCTGGAAGGGCGAGACCCTCGAGGAGTACTGGTGGTGCACCGAGCAGGCGCTCATGTGGCCCGACGGCACGGGCCCGAACCTCATCCTGGATGACGGCGGCGACGCCACCATGCTCGTGCACAAGGGCACGGAGTTCGAGGCGGCGGGCAAGGTCCCGGCCTTCGACCCGGCCAACGATCCGGAGGAGTGGGGCGTGATCCTCGAGCTGCTGCGCAAGACGCTCAAGGAAGACCCGCAGCGCTGGACGAATGTCGGCAAGGCCATCAAGGGCGTCTCGGAAGAGACGACCACCGGCGTGCACCGCCTCTATGAGATGACGGCGGCGGGCAAGCTCCTCTTCCCGGCGATCAACGTCAACGACTCCGTCACGAAGTCGAAGTTCGACAACCTCTACGGCTGCCGCCACTCGCTCACCGACGGCATCCTCCGTGCGTCGGACGTGATGCTCGCCGGCAAGGTCGCCGTCGTGCTCGGCTACGGCGACGTCGGCAAGGGCTCGGCGCAGTCGCTGCGTGCGCAGGGTGCGCGCGTCGTCATCACCGAGATCGACCCGATCTGCGCGCTGCAGGCGGCGATGGAAGGCTACCAGGTCACGACGCTCGACGAGGTCGTCAGCACGGCAGACGTGTTCATCACGGCGACGGGCAACGCCAACATCATCACCGTCGAGCACATGGCCAAGATGAAGGACAAGGCCATCGTCGGGAACATCGGCCACTTCGACAACGAGATCGACATGGCCGGTCTCAAGAACCTGAAGGGCATCAAGCGCAACAACATCAAGCCGCAGTTCGACGAGTGGGTGTTCCCGGACGGCCACTCGGTGCTCATCCTCGCCGAAGGCCGCCTGCTCAACCTCGGTTGCGCCACCGGCCACCCGAGCTTCGTGATGAGCTGCTCGTTCACCAACCAAGTCGTCGCGCAGATCGACCTGCACCTCGCGGCGCAGGGCAAGCCGACGGTCTCGGGCACGGTGTACGACCAGAACAAGGTGTACGTGCTGCCTAAGAAGCTCGACGAGAAGGTGGCGCGCCTGCACATCGACAAGCTCGGCGTGAAGCTGACCAAGCTCACCGAGAAGCAGGCCGCGTACATCGGCGTGCCGGTGGACGGGCCGTACAAGCCGGATCACTATCGCTACTAG
- a CDS encoding phosphoribosylanthranilate isomerase has translation MTHLKVCCIASIAEAELAVAHGAHALGLVSAMPSGPGVVDDATIREVAAWAHGKARTFLLTSRRDPPAIAEQLAALRPETVQLVDALADGAHRELRRLAPDVRIVQVIHVRSAADVDDALRLAPEVDELLLDSGNPSLAVKELGGTGRTHDWALSARIVRESPVPVWLAGGLRAENVAQAIATVQPHGLDVCSGVRRDGKLDRVRLQALAGAMRA, from the coding sequence ATGACACATCTCAAAGTCTGCTGCATCGCGTCGATTGCGGAAGCCGAGCTCGCGGTCGCCCACGGCGCGCACGCGCTGGGCCTCGTGTCGGCCATGCCCAGTGGCCCTGGCGTCGTGGATGACGCGACGATCCGCGAGGTCGCGGCGTGGGCGCATGGCAAGGCACGCACGTTCTTGCTCACGTCGCGCCGCGATCCGCCGGCGATCGCCGAGCAGCTAGCGGCGCTGCGCCCCGAGACCGTGCAGTTGGTCGATGCGCTCGCGGACGGCGCGCACCGCGAGCTGCGGCGCCTCGCGCCCGACGTGCGCATCGTGCAGGTGATCCACGTGCGCAGCGCGGCCGACGTCGACGACGCATTGCGCCTCGCGCCCGAGGTGGACGAGCTCCTGCTCGACTCCGGCAATCCGTCGCTCGCGGTGAAGGAACTCGGCGGCACCGGCCGCACGCACGACTGGGCGCTCAGTGCGCGAATCGTCCGCGAGAGCCCGGTGCCCGTGTGGCTCGCGGGAGGACTCCGCGCCGAGAACGTCGCGCAGGCGATTGCGACCGTACAGCCGCATGGCCTCGACGTCTGCTCCGGGGTGCGCCGCGATGGCAAGCTCGACCGAGTCCGGTTGCAGGCCCTCGCGGGGGCCATGCGGGCCTAG
- a CDS encoding ArsR/SmtB family transcription factor, whose amino-acid sequence MKRPALFDRLSALADPIRSRLLLLLERHELTVSELCSVLQLPQSTVSRHLKVLSGAGWLVAREDGTSNRYRLDPKALDAGTRKLWTAVRDEADGIPAAARDAQRVKGVLADRHTRSQQFFASSAAQWDKVRAELFGTRTELFALVGLLEPTQVVGDLGCGTGQLAEVMAPFVRQVIAVDESSAMLKAAKARLAALDNVELRAGSIEELPIDAATLDVAVLSLVLHYVADPVAVLTGLRRALKPKGGKLLLVDMLPHDRAEYRQTMGHVWLGFDAEQVKEWGSAAGFSAVRINALPPSPAAKGPSLFVAVLTA is encoded by the coding sequence ATGAAGCGACCCGCCCTCTTTGACCGCCTCTCGGCACTGGCCGACCCGATTCGCTCGCGGCTCCTGCTGCTCCTCGAGCGGCACGAGCTGACGGTGTCGGAGCTCTGCAGCGTGCTGCAGCTGCCGCAGTCGACGGTCAGCCGGCACCTGAAGGTGCTGTCCGGGGCAGGGTGGTTGGTCGCGCGTGAAGACGGGACGAGCAATCGGTATCGGCTCGACCCGAAGGCGCTGGATGCCGGTACGCGCAAGTTGTGGACGGCGGTGCGCGATGAAGCCGATGGGATTCCGGCTGCGGCGCGCGACGCCCAGCGCGTGAAGGGCGTGCTCGCCGATCGGCACACGCGCTCGCAGCAGTTCTTCGCGAGCTCCGCGGCGCAGTGGGACAAGGTGCGCGCGGAGCTGTTTGGCACGCGCACGGAATTGTTCGCGTTGGTCGGGCTGCTTGAGCCCACGCAGGTCGTCGGCGATCTCGGCTGCGGCACGGGCCAGCTCGCCGAGGTGATGGCGCCGTTCGTGCGGCAGGTGATCGCGGTGGACGAGTCCAGCGCGATGCTCAAGGCGGCGAAGGCGCGGCTGGCGGCGCTCGACAACGTCGAGTTGCGCGCCGGCAGCATCGAGGAGCTCCCGATCGACGCCGCGACGCTGGATGTCGCCGTGCTCAGTCTGGTATTGCACTACGTGGCGGATCCGGTGGCGGTGCTCACCGGCCTCCGTCGCGCGCTGAAGCCGAAAGGCGGCAAGTTGTTGTTGGTGGACATGCTGCCGCACGACCGCGCCGAGTATCGGCAGACGATGGGCCATGTCTGGCTGGGCTTCGATGCGGAGCAAGTGAAGGAGTGGGGTAGCGCGGCGGGATTCTCCGCGGTCCGCATCAACGCATTGCCCCCGAGTCCGGCCGCAAAGGGCCCGAGCCTGTTCGTCGCCGTGCTCACCGCGTAG
- a CDS encoding DUF4760 domain-containing protein, producing MHAQSPDHHDAELVLRLYELRREPVMRESRDAINGQFLPRSFADVAAISKMDHPLNRAYRQVNTYWEMAYGLIKHGTLNADLAMESNGEGMLLLAKVWPWREQIRAELNPRAYRNAEWVATQTEAGRYVFGIFQARIEKQRGG from the coding sequence ATGCATGCTCAGTCGCCGGACCACCACGACGCCGAACTCGTGCTCCGCCTCTATGAACTGCGCCGCGAGCCGGTCATGCGTGAGTCCCGCGACGCCATCAATGGGCAGTTCCTGCCGCGCAGTTTCGCCGACGTGGCCGCCATTTCCAAGATGGACCACCCGCTCAACCGGGCGTATCGCCAGGTCAACACCTATTGGGAGATGGCGTACGGCCTGATCAAGCATGGTACGCTCAACGCCGACCTCGCCATGGAGAGCAACGGCGAGGGCATGCTGCTCCTCGCGAAGGTCTGGCCGTGGCGCGAACAGATCCGCGCCGAGCTCAACCCGCGGGCGTACCGGAATGCCGAGTGGGTCGCCACGCAGACGGAGGCCGGTCGGTACGTGTTCGGCATCTTCCAAGCGCGCATCGAGAAACAGCGCGGCGGCTGA
- a CDS encoding YncE family protein, with translation MTSSRAAPPRPRLHPVAAALALVVIAVAACGPRPEEAELRPRILTESLPPDTAELRPRILTESLPAEPPTREYRAIVVSESVDEIARITFGPGGARVEKVAPVGMSLIDPDGPHGVALAPDGQHYYVSTAHGLPGGSLWKFRTATDEPVGRVVLGPFPATAQVSPDGFFVWVVNFNLHGDMVTSSVSVVEAREMLEIARIPTCTMPHGSRLNASGTRHYSACMMDEMLVEIDAARFEVARHFLLTAGKERGMPGAPPRRGADAHAGHDMGGHGMEPPAPGDVSCSPTWAQPSPDGRRVWVACNKSSEIVEIDVASWSLVRRLRAGDGVYNLAVTHDGRRLVATNKRGQSVSVFDAVSGVELARIPTTRRVVHGAAISADDRYAFISNEGVGSEKSTVDIIDLRALRRVASVEVGQQAGGVDVLP, from the coding sequence GTGACGTCGAGCCGCGCGGCGCCGCCGCGCCCTCGTCTACACCCCGTCGCCGCCGCGCTCGCGCTCGTCGTGATCGCGGTGGCAGCCTGCGGCCCGCGGCCGGAGGAAGCCGAGCTCCGGCCGCGCATCCTCACGGAGTCGCTGCCGCCGGATACCGCCGAGCTGCGTCCGCGCATCCTGACGGAGTCGCTGCCGGCCGAGCCACCGACGCGCGAGTATCGCGCGATCGTCGTCTCGGAATCGGTGGATGAGATTGCGCGCATCACCTTCGGCCCCGGTGGTGCGCGTGTCGAGAAGGTGGCGCCGGTCGGCATGTCGTTGATCGACCCCGACGGCCCGCACGGCGTGGCCCTCGCGCCGGACGGCCAGCACTACTACGTGTCGACCGCGCATGGGCTGCCGGGCGGCTCCCTCTGGAAGTTCCGCACGGCGACGGACGAGCCAGTCGGGCGCGTGGTGCTCGGCCCCTTCCCCGCCACGGCGCAGGTGAGCCCCGACGGCTTCTTCGTCTGGGTGGTGAACTTCAACCTGCACGGCGACATGGTCACGTCGTCGGTGTCGGTGGTCGAGGCGCGCGAGATGCTCGAGATCGCCCGCATCCCGACGTGCACGATGCCGCATGGCTCGCGGCTGAACGCCAGCGGCACGCGGCACTACTCGGCGTGCATGATGGACGAGATGCTCGTCGAGATCGACGCGGCACGCTTTGAAGTGGCGCGGCACTTCTTGCTGACGGCCGGCAAGGAGAGGGGCATGCCGGGCGCCCCGCCGCGGCGCGGTGCCGATGCGCACGCCGGCCACGACATGGGCGGCCACGGCATGGAGCCGCCCGCACCCGGCGACGTGAGCTGCTCCCCGACCTGGGCGCAGCCCTCCCCCGACGGACGGCGCGTGTGGGTGGCCTGCAACAAGAGCAGCGAGATCGTGGAGATCGATGTCGCCTCGTGGTCGTTGGTGCGCCGCCTCCGCGCCGGCGACGGTGTCTATAACCTCGCCGTCACCCACGACGGCCGGCGCCTCGTCGCGACGAACAAGCGCGGACAGTCGGTGAGCGTGTTCGACGCCGTGAGCGGAGTTGAGCTCGCGCGCATCCCGACCACGCGGCGCGTGGTGCACGGCGCGGCCATCAGCGCCGATGACCGCTACGCGTTCATCTCCAACGAAGGCGTGGGCTCGGAGAAGAGCACGGTGGATATCATCGACCTGCGGGCGCTGCGGCGCGTGGCGAGCGTCGAGGTCGGGCAGCAGGCCGGCGGCGTGGACGTCTTGCCCTGA
- a CDS encoding Ig-like domain-containing protein, with the protein MRALLLATLLLPVSLAAQQSPAPTPAAAPAAKPRVARVIVTPVRRVVNAGETLQLSAEARDEAGNVVDGVTFRFSQTGAYFEGSLSPAGLVTAGATGVMPAAVVAIRQGEQPVVERFEVRMVPGPAARIALSPMPERLVPGQRIRLNAEVLSAIGDRREDRVQWSSSNPRVLTVNEVGLVTAVAAGRARITAKVGDVERAHEIQVLAAQVASLSVEPGVTDGRTGDVLRFRAVARDAQGREIAGVTPVWSFSPGQGMLDADGSFVGYEPGSYTVTASLGNRTADAVVTLTARGVRRPLTVVGRLPRTRFNTEEVWLHPNGQVAYLGSGGGGDVLYAIDISNPAAPVVTDSIVANTRRVNDVMTTPDGKYLVFTREGAADRRNGVVFASLEDPRHPKVISEFTQGVTAGVHSSFIYKDPRHGQHVFLTNDGTGALHILNIDDPANPREVAQWKTENRPDAGRTLHDIDVQDGLLYGSWWNDGLVILDVGNGIKGGSPSNPVMVSQYKYDLNALYRDVEASGGPGFIRGTHTAWRHRNYVFIADEVFPSSGVRGAKDAAAGRAYGRLQVIDVSDLEKPRSVAWYEPEFGGVHNVWVAGDSLYMGAYNAGFRVFDVSGELKGDLRAQGREIGHLNTADMDGRARNTAMTWGVVVRDGLAYVNDMNNGLWIVRIEPKTGVVP; encoded by the coding sequence ATGCGCGCACTGTTGCTCGCCACGCTGCTCCTCCCCGTCTCGCTCGCCGCGCAACAATCGCCGGCACCCACGCCAGCTGCGGCACCCGCTGCCAAGCCGCGCGTCGCACGCGTGATCGTGACGCCCGTGCGCCGGGTCGTGAACGCCGGTGAGACGCTGCAACTGAGCGCCGAGGCGCGGGACGAGGCGGGTAACGTCGTGGACGGCGTGACGTTCCGCTTCTCGCAGACGGGCGCGTACTTCGAAGGATCACTGTCGCCGGCTGGCTTGGTCACAGCAGGGGCGACGGGCGTGATGCCGGCCGCCGTCGTGGCGATCCGCCAAGGCGAGCAACCCGTCGTCGAGCGCTTCGAGGTGCGCATGGTGCCAGGTCCCGCCGCGCGCATCGCGCTGTCGCCGATGCCCGAGCGCCTCGTGCCGGGCCAGCGCATTCGTCTCAACGCCGAGGTGCTCTCCGCCATCGGCGACCGACGCGAGGATCGCGTGCAGTGGTCCTCGTCGAACCCGCGCGTGCTGACGGTGAACGAAGTCGGCCTCGTGACGGCCGTCGCGGCAGGGCGCGCGCGCATCACGGCGAAGGTCGGTGACGTCGAGCGCGCGCACGAGATCCAAGTGCTGGCCGCCCAGGTCGCGTCGCTGAGCGTGGAACCGGGCGTCACGGATGGGCGCACCGGCGACGTGCTACGCTTCCGCGCGGTCGCGCGTGACGCACAGGGCCGCGAGATCGCCGGCGTCACGCCGGTGTGGAGCTTCTCGCCCGGCCAGGGCATGCTCGACGCGGACGGCAGCTTCGTCGGCTACGAGCCCGGCAGCTACACGGTGACGGCGTCGCTGGGCAACCGCACGGCGGATGCCGTGGTCACGCTCACGGCGCGCGGTGTGCGCCGGCCGCTGACGGTGGTGGGCCGGTTGCCGCGCACGCGTTTCAACACGGAAGAAGTCTGGCTGCACCCGAACGGCCAGGTGGCGTACCTCGGCTCCGGTGGTGGCGGCGACGTGCTCTACGCCATCGACATCTCGAACCCCGCGGCGCCGGTAGTCACGGACTCGATCGTCGCCAACACGCGCCGCGTGAATGACGTGATGACGACGCCGGACGGCAAGTACCTCGTGTTCACGCGCGAGGGCGCGGCCGACCGCCGCAACGGCGTGGTGTTTGCGTCGCTGGAAGACCCGCGGCATCCGAAGGTCATCAGCGAGTTCACGCAGGGCGTGACCGCCGGCGTGCATTCGAGCTTCATCTATAAAGATCCGCGCCACGGCCAGCACGTGTTCCTCACGAACGACGGCACCGGCGCGCTGCACATCCTGAACATCGACGATCCGGCCAACCCGCGCGAAGTCGCGCAGTGGAAGACGGAGAATCGGCCCGACGCCGGCCGTACGCTGCACGACATCGACGTGCAGGACGGCCTGCTCTACGGGTCGTGGTGGAATGACGGCCTCGTGATCCTCGACGTCGGCAACGGCATCAAGGGCGGATCCCCAAGCAACCCCGTGATGGTGTCGCAGTACAAGTACGACTTGAACGCGTTGTATCGCGACGTGGAGGCCAGCGGCGGCCCGGGATTCATCCGCGGCACGCACACGGCGTGGCGGCATCGCAACTATGTATTCATCGCCGACGAGGTGTTCCCGTCGAGCGGCGTGCGCGGGGCGAAGGATGCCGCGGCGGGGCGTGCCTATGGCCGCCTGCAGGTGATCGACGTGAGCGATCTCGAGAAGCCGCGTTCCGTGGCCTGGTACGAGCCGGAGTTCGGCGGCGTGCACAACGTCTGGGTGGCCGGCGACTCGCTCTACATGGGCGCATACAACGCGGGCTTTCGCGTGTTCGATGTGTCGGGCGAACTGAAGGGTGACCTTCGCGCCCAGGGCCGCGAGATCGGGCATCTCAACACCGCGGACATGGACGGGCGCGCCCGCAATACGGCGATGACGTGGGGCGTGGTCGTGCGCGACGGCCTCGCCTACGTGAACGACATGAACAACGGCTTGTGGATCGTGCGGATCGAACCGAAGACGGGCGTGGTGCCGTGA
- a CDS encoding dipeptidase, whose translation MRPHVLLLSALVALPTLACAQAGARVAQPSSSTDPHAAVAERVLRGTPLIDGHNDLPWAIRESKDAPRDVERYDLRTRTAGHTDIARLRAGRVGGQFWSVYIPGEDATKAMGYARVQLEQIDIALRVFAKYPDVLEPITTAQGFRDAFARGRIGSVMGMEGGHAIENSLGALRAYHAMGARYMTLTHNVHLDWADAHVPNPRHGGLTAFGKEVVREMNRLGMLVDLSHTSPATMSDALDVSEAPVMWSHSNAFAVANHTRNVPDSILRRLPRNGGVVMVTFVPGFVSQAQVDWNRTPAAERRGPAPGATLAQVADHLDHIKRVAGADHVGIGGDFDGIDDVVRGLEDVSTYPALFAELSRRGWTEAELRKLAGENVLRAMAQAERVAARLQRERAPSTATIEQLDRRTP comes from the coding sequence ATGCGCCCACACGTCCTGCTGCTCTCCGCCCTCGTCGCGCTGCCGACGCTCGCCTGCGCCCAAGCCGGCGCCCGCGTCGCGCAGCCCTCGTCGTCCACCGATCCGCACGCGGCCGTCGCCGAGCGCGTGCTGCGCGGGACGCCACTCATCGACGGGCACAACGACCTGCCGTGGGCCATCCGCGAGTCCAAGGATGCGCCGCGCGACGTGGAGCGCTATGACCTCCGCACGCGCACGGCCGGGCACACCGACATCGCGCGCCTACGCGCCGGCCGCGTCGGCGGACAGTTCTGGTCCGTGTACATCCCCGGCGAGGACGCCACGAAGGCGATGGGGTACGCGCGCGTGCAGCTGGAGCAGATCGACATCGCGCTGCGCGTGTTCGCGAAGTACCCCGACGTGCTCGAGCCGATCACCACCGCACAAGGGTTCCGCGACGCCTTCGCCCGCGGGCGCATCGGTTCGGTGATGGGGATGGAGGGCGGCCACGCCATCGAGAACTCGCTCGGGGCATTGCGCGCGTACCACGCGATGGGCGCCCGCTACATGACGCTCACGCACAACGTGCATCTCGATTGGGCCGACGCGCACGTGCCGAATCCCCGCCACGGCGGCCTCACCGCCTTCGGCAAGGAAGTCGTGCGCGAGATGAACCGGCTGGGCATGCTCGTCGACCTCTCGCACACCTCGCCGGCGACGATGAGCGATGCCTTGGACGTGAGCGAGGCGCCGGTGATGTGGTCCCACTCGAACGCGTTCGCCGTGGCGAACCACACGCGCAACGTGCCGGATTCCATCCTGCGGCGGCTGCCGCGGAATGGCGGCGTGGTGATGGTGACCTTCGTGCCGGGCTTCGTGAGTCAGGCGCAGGTGGACTGGAATCGCACGCCGGCAGCGGAGCGTCGCGGTCCGGCGCCCGGCGCGACCCTGGCGCAGGTGGCGGACCACCTCGACCACATCAAGCGCGTGGCCGGCGCCGACCACGTGGGCATCGGCGGCGACTTCGATGGCATCGACGACGTGGTGCGCGGGCTCGAGGACGTCTCGACGTACCCGGCGCTGTTCGCCGAGCTCTCACGCCGTGGCTGGACCGAGGCGGAGCTCCGCAAGCTGGCGGGCGAGAACGTCCTGCGCGCGATGGCGCAGGCCGAGCGCGTCGCGGCGCGGCTCCAGCGGGAGCGCGCGCCGTCGACGGCGACTATCGAGCAGCTCGACCGGCGAACGCCGTAG
- a CDS encoding YgaP family membrane protein gives MFKVNEGTLDRIFRAVVGVGLISLVFVGPQTPWGWLGLVPLSTSLMGWCPLYSLLGINTCGVKTAKQ, from the coding sequence ATGTTCAAGGTCAACGAAGGCACTCTCGACCGCATCTTCCGCGCCGTCGTCGGCGTCGGGCTCATCTCCTTGGTGTTCGTGGGTCCGCAAACGCCCTGGGGCTGGCTCGGTCTCGTGCCGCTGAGCACGTCATTGATGGGCTGGTGCCCGCTGTACTCGCTGCTCGGCATCAATACCTGCGGCGTGAAGACGGCAAAGCAGTAA
- a CDS encoding MerR family transcriptional regulator yields the protein MPASPGLHPVRIVSQRTGLTPDVLRAWERRYKAVSPVRSPGGQRHYTDADIERLSLLSRASRAGRQIGQLVPLANPDLQKLIEDDERQSRQRVGVGPDQPAIESYLSSALIAVEEFDAQRLEQTLRSAVLRMPSDEVLDQVIGPLLFTIGSLWHQGLLRPANEHLATTTIRRVLVWMSDLAVADAHAPLLVVGTPARQMHELGAMLAATTAASSGWRVAYLGPNLPADELARAVKFAKASALALSVVYPTDDDELPDELRALRAALPADIGLVIGGSGAQHYSDVIREIGAQQFSSLVGMRQWLRVRAATAFAGRAAR from the coding sequence ATGCCCGCTTCGCCCGGCTTGCATCCTGTTCGAATAGTTTCGCAGCGCACTGGCCTGACGCCCGACGTGCTACGCGCATGGGAGCGCCGCTACAAGGCGGTCTCACCCGTGCGCTCGCCCGGTGGCCAGCGGCATTACACGGACGCCGACATCGAGCGCCTCTCCCTGCTCTCGCGCGCCTCGCGCGCCGGACGGCAGATCGGACAGCTGGTGCCGCTAGCCAACCCCGACTTGCAGAAGCTCATCGAGGACGACGAGCGGCAGTCCCGCCAGCGGGTCGGGGTGGGGCCAGATCAGCCGGCAATCGAGTCGTATCTCTCCAGCGCGCTGATTGCCGTCGAGGAGTTCGATGCACAGCGCCTCGAGCAGACGCTGCGCTCCGCCGTGCTGCGCATGCCCAGTGACGAGGTGCTCGACCAAGTCATCGGGCCGCTGCTCTTCACCATCGGCTCGCTCTGGCACCAGGGGCTGCTGCGTCCGGCCAACGAGCACCTCGCGACGACGACAATCCGCCGCGTGCTCGTCTGGATGTCGGACCTCGCCGTCGCGGACGCGCATGCGCCGCTGCTGGTCGTCGGCACGCCGGCGCGCCAGATGCACGAACTCGGCGCGATGCTCGCCGCGACCACGGCCGCGTCCAGCGGATGGCGCGTGGCCTACCTCGGCCCGAACCTCCCCGCGGACGAACTCGCGCGGGCGGTCAAGTTCGCGAAGGCCAGCGCGCTGGCGCTCTCGGTGGTGTATCCCACCGACGACGACGAACTCCCGGACGAACTCCGCGCGCTACGCGCGGCGCTCCCGGCGGACATCGGCCTCGTGATCGGCGGCAGCGGCGCCCAGCACTACAGCGACGTCATCCGCGAGATCGGCGCGCAGCAGTTCTCGTCGCTGGTCGGCATGCGGCAGTGGCTGCGCGTCCGCGCGGCTACGGCGTTCGCCGGTCGAGCTGCTCGATAG
- a CDS encoding DUF2911 domain-containing protein, translating to MRPVALIALALLAAAPLSAQGGAAQPGALRAPLSTRVVFSMPLAPPRVQGQPAPTPKNVSIEYGQPHARGRAVPTELNADGTVWRTGANSSTTLRTETALVIGGADVPAGNYSLYTIRQNGQYFLIINNNTGQWGTEYDATKDLVRVPLRMRQRSEVQESLQIVMVPADNQSARGVLSISWGRLELTADWSAK from the coding sequence ATGCGTCCTGTTGCCTTGATTGCCCTCGCCCTCCTTGCCGCCGCGCCGCTGTCCGCCCAGGGCGGCGCCGCCCAGCCGGGCGCCCTCCGTGCGCCGCTCAGCACGCGGGTCGTCTTCTCGATGCCGCTCGCGCCGCCGCGCGTGCAGGGTCAGCCGGCGCCCACGCCCAAGAACGTGAGCATCGAGTACGGCCAGCCGCACGCGCGCGGCCGCGCCGTCCCCACCGAGCTCAACGCCGACGGCACCGTGTGGCGGACCGGCGCCAACAGCTCCACCACGCTGCGCACCGAGACGGCGCTGGTCATCGGCGGCGCCGACGTGCCGGCCGGTAACTACTCGCTCTACACGATCCGCCAGAACGGCCAGTACTTCCTCATCATCAACAACAACACCGGCCAGTGGGGCACCGAGTACGACGCCACCAAGGACCTCGTGCGCGTCCCGCTCCGCATGCGGCAGCGCAGTGAGGTGCAGGAGTCGCTGCAGATCGTGATGGTGCCGGCCGACAACCAGTCGGCGCGCGGCGTGCTCTCGATCTCGTGGGGTCGCCTCGAGCTGACGGCGGATTGGTCCGCCAAGTGA